The Mauremys reevesii isolate NIE-2019 linkage group 13, ASM1616193v1, whole genome shotgun sequence genome contains a region encoding:
- the GSS gene encoding glutathione synthetase, translating into MTAHLTIWEDVLHNEQLIPEVAAIAVDAALLEGVLMRTKEEPSSSNVVNYAPFTLLPSVVPSTIFEQAYAVQQDFNLLVDTISQNAEFLERALASTIKVDDFTAHLFKIYKQVLKEGFAQSVFLGINRSDYMIDHGADGTPALKQIEINTIAASFGGLTSRTTAVHRHILNVLGKSKEALKLLDNNPCKGIALGIAKAWELYGSARAVVMVLVADTQRNIFDQRCVENELWTRNIRVIRRQFEDVFEKASLDNDRRLYMEGQEVAVVYYREGYMPENYNKQNWEARLLIERSKAVKCPDIATQLVGTKKVQQELSQPGVVERLLPSQAEAVARIRATFTGLYSLDMDEEGAKVVAMAIADPERYVLKPQREGGGNNLYGEELKQLLEKIKDSPERASYILMDKITPQTSMNYLLRAHSPLKISECVSELGVFGVYVRQGKDIVVNKHVGHLLRTKAIEHADGGVAAGVAVLDTPYVI; encoded by the exons GTGGTGAATTATGCTCCCTTTACATTGCTCCCATCTGTAGTACCAAGCACCATCTTTGAACAAGCCTATGCTGTTCAGCAAGATTTTAACCTACTTGTGGATACTATTAGCCAGAACGCGGAATTCCTGGAACGCGCTCTTGCTAG CACCATCAAAGTGGATGATTTCACAGCTCATCTCTTTAAAATCTACAAGCAAGTTCTGAAAGAAGGGTTTGCTCAG TCAGTATTCTTAGGAATAAATCGCTCTGATTATATGATTGACCATGGCGCAGATGGCACTCCAGCACTGAAGCAAATCGAAATAAACACCATTGCTGCCAGCTTCGGAGGCCTTACTTCAAGAACCACCGCTGTGCATCG GCACATATTGAATGTTTTGGGGAAGTCCAAGGAAGCCTTGAAGTTACTGGACAATAATCCATGCAAAGGGATTGCCTTGGGCATTGCGAAAGCTTGGGAACTCTATGGTTCAGCCAG GGCTGTGGTGATGGTCCTGGTTGCAGACACCCAAAGGAATATTTTTGACCAACGCTGCGTAGAAAATGAGCTGTGGACCAG GAATATCCGGGTGATCCGGAGGCAGTTTGAAGATGTGTTTGAAAAGGCATCTTTAGATAATGACAGGAGACTGTACAT GGAAGGCCAAGAGGTTGCAGTGGTGTATTACAGAGAAGGTTACATGCCAGAGAACTATAACAAACAG AACTGGGAGGCACGGTTGTTGATTGAAAGGTCCAAAGCAGTCAAGTGTCCTGACATTGCTACCCAACTTGTTGGGACCAAAAAAGTTCAGCAGGAGCTGAGCCAGCCAGGAGTCGTGGAGAGATTACTGCCCAGCCAGGCTGAGGCAGTTGCTCGGATAAGAGCGACATTTACTGGCCTCTATTCCCTGGATATG GACGAAGAAGGTGCTAAGGTGGTTGCAATGGCCATTGCTGATCCAGAACGATATGTCCTAAAGCCTCAGCGGGAAGGCGGAG GGAACAATCTCTATGGGGAAGAGCTCAAGCAACTTCTGGAGAAGATTAAAGACAGCCCTGAGAGGGCCTCCTATATCCTAATGGATAAGATCACACCTCAGACATCGATGAATTACTTGCTCAGGGCTCACAGTCCCCTGAAAATATCAGAATGTGTCTCTGAGTTGGGGGTCTTTGGCGTCTACGTCAG GCAGGGGAAGGACATTGTGGTGAATAAGCACGTTGGTCACCTCTTGCGAACCAAGGCAATTGAGCATGCAGATGGCGGGGTGGCAGCTGGGGTGGCTGTACTGGATACTCCCTATGTGATATGA